The nucleotide window CGAATACGCAGCCAATCGCATGGGAAGAAGCCGTCGAGCTTGTGGACGGCGCGCAAGCCGAGGTGATGCGGCGTCCGCCGCTGCGGCCCTGCGTGGAACTGTACGGATGCAATATGGCGTGCCGCGCGCAGGCGATCGCCGATCTGCGCTTCGACGAGCGTCTTGTGCTGTACGGCTGGCTGGAAGATAAAGATTTCTCGCGGCGCCTTGCGCGCCGTGGCGGGGTCGTCTACTGCGACTATCTGCTGGGCGTCCACCTCGGGCTGCGAGGCGGGCGCGTGTCGGGGCGGCGCTTCGGTTATTCGCAGGTGGTCAACGCGATGTATCTGTGCAACAAGGGTGTCATGTCGCGCAAGGAAGCGACCAGCAACATCCTGCGCGCGCTCAGCATGAACTGCGTGAAGTCGGTGCGCCCGGAAGCGCATCTCGACCGGCGCGGCAGGCTAATCGGCAACGTGATCGGAATTGCCGATCTGTGCATCGGCGCGGTGCGGCCCGAGCGCGCCGCGCGACTCTGAATTCACGCGCGGTGCGGCATCAACTGACCGCGCCGCGCGCTCCAGACTCTACTGTGCTCAGTTACCCGAGCCGCGCGCAATGCGGCGCTGCTTGACCGCTTGCGCGAGCCCTTCGAGCACGCCCACGCTTTCGTCCCAGCCAATGCACGCATCGGTGATGCTCTGGCCGTAGGTCAGCTCGCAGCCTTCCTTGAGGTCCTGGCGGCCCGCCACGAGGTGCGACTCCACCATCACGCCGACGATGCGCTCGTCGCCCGACGCCACCTGGCGGCCGATATCGGCGCACACGGGAATCTGGTTCTCGTGCTTCTTCGAGCTGTTCGCGTGGCTCGCGTCGATCATGAGGCGCGCGGCGAGACCCGCCTTGCCGATGTCGCTGCATGCGGCGTTCACGCTTTCCGCGTCGTAGTTCGGCGTCTTGCCGCCACGCAGAATCACATGGCAGTCCTCATTGCCTGCGGTCGAGACGATAGCCGAGTGGCCGCCCTTCGTTACCGACAGGAAATGGTGCGGCTGCGAGGCGGCCTTGATCGCGTCCACGGCGATCTTGACGTTGCCGTCCGTGCCGTTCTTGAAGCCGACCGGGCACGACAGCCCCGAAGCCAGCTCGCGGTGCACCTGCGATTCCGTTGTGCGCGCACCGATCGCGCCCCACGAGATCAGATCGGCGATGTACTGCGGGCTGATCATGTCGAGGTATTCGGTGCCGGCGGGCAGGCCCAGTTCGTTGATCGAGACGAGCAGCTCGCGCGCGGTGCGCAGACCGTCGTTGATCTTGAAGCTGTTATCGAGGAACGGGTCGTTGATGAGGCCCTTCCAGCCCACCGTCGTGCGCGGCTTTTCGAAGTACACGCGCATCACGATCTCGAGCTCGTTCTTGAAGCGCTTGCGCTCTTCCACGAGCTTCTTCGCGTAATCGACTGCGGCCTTGGTGTCGTGAATCGAGCACGGCCCGACGATGACGATCAGGCGGTCGTCCATGCCGTGCAGGATGCGGTGCATGGCGCGGCGCGATTCGAAGATCAGCGTGGAGGCGGCTTCCGAGCACGGGAATTCGCGGATCAGGTGAGCGGGCGGCGTGAGTTCCTTGAGTTCGCGAATGCGGACATCGTCGGTGTTGTGCGGGGGCATGTCGTTTTCTCCTGATCCTGTGCGTAGCGTGCGTCGCGTGGACGGTGCTTCAAAAAATCGGTTAGATGAAGTTAAGGCTCTGGGTTAAGTCGCCACGGCTAAGGGCGAAAAAAAACCGCCAGGCTTGGCTGGCGGTTTCTCGTGTGTTCGGGGTCCTGCGCGTACTATCAACCCTCTCGATCCGCCAGCGGTCTGAGATACCAAAAGAAGTAAAAATAAAACTTCGTGGCGAACATGGCGGTCTGTGTCTGAACGTTCGTGACTTCGGTTCGTTACGTCGAAAGGGTGATTGCCTTTATAACCCGGGCTTCTCGTGGCTGGCAAGCGGGGCGCGGCAAAAAAGCGGACTATCTGCGTAAAAAACAGCGCATGTGCAGAAAATCCGCGCCGGGATGCGGAATTTCCGCATCCCGGCGCATGAACTGCGCGCCGACAAAGGTCTTACACCGTGCCGCCCACCGTCATGCGGTCGATACGCAGCGTCGGCTGGCCCACGCCCACCGGCACGCTCTGACCCTCCTTGCCGCACACGCCCACGCCCGAGTCCAGACGCATGTCGTTGCCAATCATGCTCACGTACTTGAGCGATTCCGGGCCGCTGCCAATGAGCGTCGCGCCCTTCACGGGGTAGGTGACCTTGCCGTTCTCGATCATGTAGGCCTCGGAGGCCGAGAACACGAACTTGCCGTTCGTGATATCCACCTGGCCGCCACCGAAGTTCACGGCATAGAGGCCATTCTTCACAGAGCTAATGATTTCCTGCGGATCCTTGTCGCCGTTGAGCATGTACGTGTTGGTCATGCGCGGCATGGGCAGCGCTGCGTACGACTCGCGGCGCGCGTTGCCCGTGACGGGCATCTTCATGAGGCGCGCGTTGAGCGAGTCCTGAATGTAGCCCTTGAGAATGCCGTCTTCGATCAGTGTCGTGCACTGCGTGGGGTTGCCTTCGTCGTCGATGTTCAACGACCCGCGGCGGTTCGGCAGCGTGCCGTCGTCCACCACCGTCACGCCTTTCGCGGCCACGCGCTCGCCAATACGTCCCGCGAACGCCGACGAGCCCTTGCGGTTGAAGTCGCCTTCGAGACCGTGGCCGATCGCTTCGTGCAGCAGCACGCCGGGCCAGCCCGGGCCGAGCACGACGGTCATCGCACCGGCGGGCGCCGGACGCGCTTCGAGGTTCACGAGCGCGGCGTGCACGGCGTCGTCCACATACTTCGACAGGATATCGTCGGTGAAATAGGCGTAGTCGTAGCGGCCACCGCCGCCGCCGTTGCCGATCTCGCGGCGTCCGTTCTGCTCGGCGATCACCGTGACCGAAACGCGCACGAGCGGACGGATATCGGCGGCGAGCGCGCCGTCGCTGCGCGCGACGAGCACCACGTCGTACTCGCCCGCGAGCGCGGCCATGACCTGGGTGATGCGCGGGTCGCGCCCGCGCGCCATTTCTTCGATGCGTTCGAGCAGCTTCACCTTTTCGGTGGCGTCGAGCGAGGAGAGCGGATCGGACGGCAGGTACAGATCGCGGCCCGCAATGCCGGTGAGCGACTTCGCCACCTGGATTTTCTGCTTGCCGCCGCCGGCCTTGGCGATCGAGCGCGTGGCGATGGCCGCCTGCCGGATCGCTTCGGGCGAGAGGTCGTCGGAGTAGGCGAAAGCGGTGCGCTCGCCGGACACGGCGCGCACGCCGACGCCCTGGTCGATGCTGAAGCTGCCCGACTTGACGATGCCTTCCTCGAGGCTCCATGCCTCGCTGCGCGTGGTCTGGAAGTAGAGGTCGGCGTAGTCGATGCGGTGTGTGAAGATCTCGCCGAGCGTGCGCGTGAGCACTGCCTCGTCGAGGCCGTAGGGCGTGAGGAGCAGGTCCTTCGCGGTCGCCAGATTGCGGATGCCGGGTTCGATGATGTTCATGCGCTCTTTGGGATCAATCGATGAGTCTGTCAATGGAGATTCGGGCGCGGTGCTGCGAAATCAAGCGCCCTGAAGGTGGAATTCGCGTGGAATTCGCGTGAAATGCGGTGGTGTTCATTCGCGGGGTGCCCGGGTGCCATGCGTCACGCGAGTCACGCGCAGTCGAGCACGCGGTGCCGCCACGCGGGCAGGCTCGCGCGCACGCTGGCGATGCGTTCGAGGTCGATGTCGCCGGCCACCACTCCCGCGCCTTCGTCGCGTACCGCGACGATCTCGCCCCAAGGGTCGATCAGCATGCTGTGGCCCCACGTGCGCCGCCCGTTCTCGTGCTTGCCGCCTTGCGCCGCGGCGAGCACGTAGCACTGGTTTTCGATCGCGCGGGCGCGCAGCAGGATTTCCCAGTGCGCCTGGCCGGTGGTGTAAGTGAACGCGGAAGGCACGACCATCAGTGCGCAGTCTCCCATGCGCCGGTACAGCTCGGGAAAGCGCAGATCGTAGCAGACCGAGAGGCCAACGCGGCCGAACGGCGCTTCGAACGTGCGCACCTCGGCGCCGGGCCGGATCGTGCGCGCTTCGTCGAATGATTCGGCGCCTTTTTCGAAGTTGAAGAGGTGGATCTTGTCGTAGCGCGCGCGCTCCTCGCCGCTCGGGTCGAACACGAGCGTGGTGTTGAGCACGCGCGTTTCTTCGGGTGCTTTCAGCGGCAAGGTGCCGGCGATCAACCACAGGCCATGGCGCTTCGCGGCATCGGCGAGAAAGCGCTGAATGGGTCCGTCGCCGTGCGGCTCGCGGATCGCGAGCTTGTCGCTGTCCTTGTGACCCATGAAGCAAAAATATTCGGGCAGCAACACGAGGCGCGCGCCCGCGGCGGCGGCCTCGGCGATCAGCTTGTCCGCTTCGGCGAGATTGCGCTCGCGATCGGGCGTGCTGACCATCTGCAGCGCGGCGACGCGAAACGGGTCGAGGGGGGAAGCGCTCATCGGCAGATCTCGAATGGGTTCGGGGTGCATGGCGCGCATGGTGCGTGCCCGCCGCGCGGCCCATCTGGTGCGCAATTCACTGCGCAATCTAGTGCACGGCGCCCGGCGTCTGCGCGTCCATCTTACCCTGATCGCCATGCAGCCGCTCGACGTGCGGTTTGGCCCACGGACCCGTGATCGCGAAGTCCACCGCGAACGCGTGCTCGAGCGTATGCGAGAGCACGACGTCGCCGATCAGCGCGCCGAGGCCGAAGAGCGGATTGATGATGGTCGCTGCGACCACGCCCGCGCCCGCGCTGACCGTCGGCACCACGTGTACGCGCAGGTCCTGGGTTTCGTGTGCGAGGTCCACGCTGCCAGTCATCGTCGCGCGCCCGGGAGCGGTGACGAGCTTGAAGTCGTTGGTGTTGCCAACGCCGTTCTGGATTTGCGCGGTCGCCGTCGCGCTCGTGAAGGGCAAGCCTTCGCCGATGATGTCGCGGAAGTCCGTCGTCAGGAAGCGCGCGAGGCTCTGCATGCTCAGCACGCCAAGCAGTCTCGCCACGCCAGGATCGACCTTGAGGATCTGGCCGTGATGGAGGTCGAGCGCGAGGTTGCCGTTGAGCGACGGGAAGTCGACGCGGGTGGGGCCGCCTTGCCACACGAGGTTGCCCGCGAGCGTGCCCGAGCCGTTCTTGAGCACGTGCGGCTTGCCGGCGCGTTCGAGCAGTGCGCCGGCGTCCTTGATGTCGAGATGGAAGTCGAGCGCGGTGCGGCGCGGCGTTTGCATGCCGGCGGCGGCCGAGTCGTCGCCGGCGGCAGTGTCGCCCACCGCGCGCCAGTTTTCCGTGGCGGTGAGGTGCGCGTCCGGGTTGCTGATGTCGAGCTGGTCGAGCTGCCAGACGGGCACGCCGTTGTCGTCGAAGTTGTGCGCGTTCACCTGCAAACGGCCGAGATCGCGGTCGCGCACGATGAGCTGGTTCACGACGAGGTCGATCGACGGCATGTTCTGCACCGGCTGCGACATCGCCTGGCCGAGCAGGTCGTTTTCGGTGGCGGCGGGTACGGTGAGTCGGGCGAGCCGCGCTTCGAGCGTGCCGGGCGCGCCCGGCACGGCGCCCGGTTTCCACGCGACGTGGCCCGAGACCTGGTTGGAGGCGACGTTCGCCTGCCATTCGTTGCCGCGATCGCCAGTGCGCGACGCGCCGAGCACGACGTTCTCCCAGTGGCGCTTGAGCAGTGTGAGCGTGCCGACGTGGACGGCGAAGCGCGAAGGCAGGAACTGGCCGACCGCGCCGTTGGGGGCGAGAGGGGACGAGGCGGCGGTGGGTGCCGACGCCGCTGTCGTGGCAGCCGATGCCGGGCTTTGCGGTGCGGCAGCGTTGACCGCCGCCGATTCGGAAGCTGCTGCCGGGGCCGCATTTTGAGCTTGCCTTTCGGCCGCCCTTTCTGCCGCCGTTCGCGGTGGCGGAACCGGCGCGGCCGCCGTGGGCGCAGGCGTCGAGCCCTGGGTTTGCGCCGCTGCCGTTCCGCGCATCTGCTGCACCACGGCGCGCCAGGCGTCGGCGTCGAAGGTGGGCAGATCGACGGCGGCGGTCACGCCTTCCGAAGGCAGATCCGCCGGCCGGTTCATACCGATCGCACCGCGCACCACTTCGGGCACGTGACCCGGATGGCGGCGCATTACGTAACGCGCGGCAAGCGGTCCGAGCGTCAGCTCTGCATGTTCGAAGGCGGCGTCGTCGGCCTTGCGATCGGCGCCGCTGGCGGATTCGGCGGGCGTGCCCATGCCCGGCTGCAATTCGAAGTTCAGCGGCATCGGCGTGCCCGCCGCCTTGCCGAACGGCGCTGGCAGGTCAAGCGCGAGGCCGGTGAGATCGGCGTTGGCCTTCACGTCGGGCAGGCGGCCGCGCTGGCCGGCCACCGAAAGCGAGTAGGGCGCCGCGCCCGAAAGGCGCCCGATTGCCGCCGCCGCCATGCCGTGCAGGTTCAGGCCGCGCGCCGCATCGACCGCGACGTCGCCCGCCACGTTCACCGCATAGTGCCCGTCGTCGCGCATTCCTCCGCTTGCGCGCAGGTCGCCGCCGAGGAAGCGGGCCGTGAGCCGGTCGACATTGGCGGTGTGGCTCGTGAAGCGCACCTGGCCGGTGAGGTTCGAGACCGGCGGCACGTTCTTCGCCGTGAGCGTGTTGTTCTCGAAGCCGATGGCGCCCGCGACCAGTACCTTCGGCATCGGATGGCGCGGGATCGTAAGCTTGAGTGCGAGCGTGGACTGCCCCTGCGCCTGCACCTTCGCGGTGGCGTGCTTCGACATGTAGCCGATCGAGCTGTTGTCCGCGTAGTCGAGCAGATCCGCGAGCGGACCGCGCCCGCTGCCCTCGATCACGATATCGGAGCCCTTGATGCCCAGCTCCTCGATGCGCCCGCTCACGTTGCGCAGCACGAAGTTGCGATAGTGGCCGCGATCAACGTCGAAGCGCAGCTTGTTCTCATGCAGCTTGAAGATGCCGTCGATGCCGTCGAATGCCGGCCAGACGTTCGGCGCGCCGTTGCGCATCTTGCGCGGCGGGAACGGCGACGGGTCGAAGCGCCCGCCCGTGAACGGCGCGACGATGCGGAACTGGCCTGCGTCGGGGTCGCGCGAGTAGGGGAATTTGGTGAGGTCGCCGTGGATCTCGATCGTCGCGCCCTTCGATATGCCCGCCTGCAGGCCGTGGCCGAGATAGTTGCGCGTTTTCTCGGTGAGGGCGGTGGGCAGGTAACGCGGGATGGCCTTGACCTTGGCCTCGTCGAAGTGCGCGACGAGGTCGAGCGAGCCGCGCCCCTTGCCGGGGTTCGTGTAGTGCGCGGTCATCTTCGCGCGCGCGTCGGCGTTCTCCACGCCCAGGTTCGCGACATCGACGGTGAACGCCTTCATCCGGTTGCCGGGCTCGCGCTCGGCGGCCACGGTCCATTTGGCCGCGCCATAGAGCCGGTCGAACGTGAGGCGCGGATTGTCGAACACGCCGGGCAGCGTGATGGCCACGCTGGCCGCGTCGAGATTGATGGTGCC belongs to Paraburkholderia flagellata and includes:
- a CDS encoding YhdP family phospholipid transporter → MSERNDHAGLPQSGHASQATEPGGPHHHHPVLRHTLRVLAIIALVLYFIVSVLLLGLRYVVLPYVDNFRPRIEQLVSSKIHAEFRIGKLAPHWSGFQPGIDISDLTIRDRHGNIALDVPHATASVSWRSVVLLEPLLSSIVVEQPDVHIAREDDGTLTVAGVPVPTAHTGNATFTTWLMRQEAIVLRGGTLRWHDATRHVPDLALSHIRLAILNDGYDHRIALQAPAEGAVLHGALDFRAHFTHAHYAQAGKPISWTGDTYLSTGPVDLPTLARYINIPIATYAGRIDNSIWAHFSNGRIHEASGALEGTNVSLRTRPTQPLLDLPIASFHWSVGIQPDDYTLTLRDFHAELGQPPLDDGTPLMRSLALTTLDARFRQQTLQHGQLMSVHGDRIDLGILAEFMRALPLPGRVQGALVRFDPRGMVANYDLSLERAKPESGEAAAEQRSTNVEPVTHYRFKGDLQGISVNAQEPGPGLTPRGHPRAGLPGVENLWGHIDADESHGTINLDAASVAITLPGVFDNPRLTFDRLYGAAKWTVAAEREPGNRMKAFTVDVANLGVENADARAKMTAHYTNPGKGRGSLDLVAHFDEAKVKAIPRYLPTALTEKTRNYLGHGLQAGISKGATIEIHGDLTKFPYSRDPDAGQFRIVAPFTGGRFDPSPFPPRKMRNGAPNVWPAFDGIDGIFKLHENKLRFDVDRGHYRNFVLRNVSGRIEELGIKGSDIVIEGSGRGPLADLLDYADNSSIGYMSKHATAKVQAQGQSTLALKLTIPRHPMPKVLVAGAIGFENNTLTAKNVPPVSNLTGQVRFTSHTANVDRLTARFLGGDLRASGGMRDDGHYAVNVAGDVAVDAARGLNLHGMAAAAIGRLSGAAPYSLSVAGQRGRLPDVKANADLTGLALDLPAPFGKAAGTPMPLNFELQPGMGTPAESASGADRKADDAAFEHAELTLGPLAARYVMRRHPGHVPEVVRGAIGMNRPADLPSEGVTAAVDLPTFDADAWRAVVQQMRGTAAAQTQGSTPAPTAAAPVPPPRTAAERAAERQAQNAAPAAASESAAVNAAAPQSPASAATTAASAPTAASSPLAPNGAVGQFLPSRFAVHVGTLTLLKRHWENVVLGASRTGDRGNEWQANVASNQVSGHVAWKPGAVPGAPGTLEARLARLTVPAATENDLLGQAMSQPVQNMPSIDLVVNQLIVRDRDLGRLQVNAHNFDDNGVPVWQLDQLDISNPDAHLTATENWRAVGDTAAGDDSAAAGMQTPRRTALDFHLDIKDAGALLERAGKPHVLKNGSGTLAGNLVWQGGPTRVDFPSLNGNLALDLHHGQILKVDPGVARLLGVLSMQSLARFLTTDFRDIIGEGLPFTSATATAQIQNGVGNTNDFKLVTAPGRATMTGSVDLAHETQDLRVHVVPTVSAGAGVVAATIINPLFGLGALIGDVVLSHTLEHAFAVDFAITGPWAKPHVERLHGDQGKMDAQTPGAVH
- the aroG gene encoding 3-deoxy-7-phosphoheptulonate synthase AroG, which encodes MPPHNTDDVRIRELKELTPPAHLIREFPCSEAASTLIFESRRAMHRILHGMDDRLIVIVGPCSIHDTKAAVDYAKKLVEERKRFKNELEIVMRVYFEKPRTTVGWKGLINDPFLDNSFKINDGLRTARELLVSINELGLPAGTEYLDMISPQYIADLISWGAIGARTTESQVHRELASGLSCPVGFKNGTDGNVKIAVDAIKAASQPHHFLSVTKGGHSAIVSTAGNEDCHVILRGGKTPNYDAESVNAACSDIGKAGLAARLMIDASHANSSKKHENQIPVCADIGRQVASGDERIVGVMVESHLVAGRQDLKEGCELTYGQSITDACIGWDESVGVLEGLAQAVKQRRIARGSGN
- a CDS encoding glycosyltransferase family 2 protein; its protein translation is MTTLATDDLASSTAPNGAKARMRVAVVIATKGRPTATAWVVRLLARQTVRPDQIILSGSSADDIGPYDANGLRVNEIIGTAGSSVQRNRALDALAPDIDVVIFLDDDFAPERHWIELCVELFESDANLVGFSGRTLRDGANTQPIAWEEAVELVDGAQAEVMRRPPLRPCVELYGCNMACRAQAIADLRFDERLVLYGWLEDKDFSRRLARRGGVVYCDYLLGVHLGLRGGRVSGRRFGYSQVVNAMYLCNKGVMSRKEATSNILRALSMNCVKSVRPEAHLDRRGRLIGNVIGIADLCIGAVRPERAARL
- the tldD gene encoding metalloprotease TldD: MNIIEPGIRNLATAKDLLLTPYGLDEAVLTRTLGEIFTHRIDYADLYFQTTRSEAWSLEEGIVKSGSFSIDQGVGVRAVSGERTAFAYSDDLSPEAIRQAAIATRSIAKAGGGKQKIQVAKSLTGIAGRDLYLPSDPLSSLDATEKVKLLERIEEMARGRDPRITQVMAALAGEYDVVLVARSDGALAADIRPLVRVSVTVIAEQNGRREIGNGGGGGRYDYAYFTDDILSKYVDDAVHAALVNLEARPAPAGAMTVVLGPGWPGVLLHEAIGHGLEGDFNRKGSSAFAGRIGERVAAKGVTVVDDGTLPNRRGSLNIDDEGNPTQCTTLIEDGILKGYIQDSLNARLMKMPVTGNARRESYAALPMPRMTNTYMLNGDKDPQEIISSVKNGLYAVNFGGGQVDITNGKFVFSASEAYMIENGKVTYPVKGATLIGSGPESLKYVSMIGNDMRLDSGVGVCGKEGQSVPVGVGQPTLRIDRMTVGGTV
- a CDS encoding carbon-nitrogen hydrolase family protein, whose protein sequence is MSASPLDPFRVAALQMVSTPDRERNLAEADKLIAEAAAAGARLVLLPEYFCFMGHKDSDKLAIREPHGDGPIQRFLADAAKRHGLWLIAGTLPLKAPEETRVLNTTLVFDPSGEERARYDKIHLFNFEKGAESFDEARTIRPGAEVRTFEAPFGRVGLSVCYDLRFPELYRRMGDCALMVVPSAFTYTTGQAHWEILLRARAIENQCYVLAAAQGGKHENGRRTWGHSMLIDPWGEIVAVRDEGAGVVAGDIDLERIASVRASLPAWRHRVLDCA